A single region of the Methylocystis echinoides genome encodes:
- the mltG gene encoding endolytic transglycosylase MltG, translated as MSDETGDKPTTPTPDDATKPAASEPTAATQGDAAPASDTKPAPAPAPAPAPEKASEPPKADAPRADAPKADAPKTEPQAGDAARPAEKSETAKPEEKTEAAKPQGVAEATKPQETAPLQTEAPKAEAPKTETPKTETPKAEAPKAEAPKPAPAETPAEPAKASAPTPVAPPPVEAPKLTEAIKPVEAPKPVEAPKAVEPPKPADAPPAAAKAGSSIFSRRPQLQGQQQNQPEAPPAPPPKRKKKRKEGTLSAMSGFLSFLLVALVASAFGVVAVLHKLKEPGPLGAEKVVYLPPRSDVPEMLAQLRSEGVIDSPGLMNFALLLQNARGKLKPGEYLFKKNVSLREVIDEMVAGRQVMHSLTVPEGLTSEQIAQRLRDSDLLVGDILETPKEGALLPETYKFPRGFPRSKLISKMQDDQRKLVEQVWAKRARDLPLRSPFELVTLASIVEKETGKAEERPRVAAVFVNRLRKGMRLQSDPTIIYGLVGGKATLGRGILRSEIEKWTPYNTYAIDGLPPGPIANPGRAALEAVANPAHTKDLYFVADGTGGHVFAESLDQHSRNVQSWRRIEQDQKAKPADQPDQAAPAAVPPAAPKSDKRTEAPIGRLVRLDAPHEDYPPPALRDMTADDGATHRLGVYGAAGAAFELGGHDDPTADAAAHLARLRVVRAYFTQEAAQPRAPASGFDPSLLTARAPASDPESEEGAIGPDMMARESADGKALPDGGQDIAAYPVSAARRADLKARATRLGLSTGSDELPADALGERVAPESAAPPTAQASQAAQASQAAQASQAALALASPAPRMRPRAFDASEGTALDPLRDKSWDLTSAKTVPSTTSAR; from the coding sequence ATGAGTGACGAGACGGGCGACAAGCCGACGACCCCGACCCCGGACGACGCGACGAAACCCGCGGCTTCCGAGCCGACGGCGGCGACGCAAGGCGACGCGGCGCCGGCCAGCGACACGAAGCCCGCGCCTGCCCCTGCCCCCGCCCCCGCGCCGGAAAAGGCGTCGGAGCCGCCAAAGGCCGACGCGCCTAGGGCGGATGCGCCCAAGGCCGATGCGCCAAAGACGGAGCCGCAGGCCGGCGACGCCGCCAGGCCGGCGGAAAAATCCGAGACCGCGAAGCCGGAAGAGAAAACCGAAGCGGCGAAACCGCAGGGCGTCGCCGAGGCGACAAAGCCGCAGGAGACGGCGCCCCTCCAGACCGAGGCCCCCAAGGCCGAGGCTCCGAAGACCGAGACCCCGAAGACCGAGACCCCGAAGGCAGAGGCCCCGAAGGCCGAGGCGCCGAAGCCCGCGCCCGCCGAAACCCCCGCCGAACCGGCGAAGGCGTCCGCGCCCACCCCTGTCGCGCCGCCGCCCGTCGAAGCGCCAAAGCTGACTGAAGCAATCAAGCCCGTCGAGGCGCCAAAGCCCGTCGAGGCGCCCAAGGCCGTCGAACCCCCGAAGCCCGCCGACGCGCCGCCCGCCGCGGCGAAGGCCGGCTCGTCGATTTTCAGCCGCCGCCCCCAGCTTCAGGGCCAGCAGCAGAACCAGCCCGAGGCGCCGCCGGCGCCGCCGCCAAAGCGCAAGAAAAAGCGCAAGGAAGGCACGCTCTCGGCGATGAGCGGATTCCTGAGCTTCCTGCTCGTCGCGCTGGTCGCGAGCGCCTTTGGCGTCGTCGCCGTGCTGCACAAGCTGAAGGAGCCGGGCCCGCTCGGCGCCGAGAAGGTCGTCTATCTGCCGCCGCGCAGCGACGTTCCCGAAATGCTCGCCCAGCTCAGGAGCGAGGGCGTCATCGACAGTCCCGGCCTGATGAATTTCGCGCTGCTCCTGCAGAACGCGCGCGGCAAGCTGAAACCAGGCGAATATCTCTTCAAGAAGAATGTCAGCCTGCGCGAGGTCATCGACGAGATGGTGGCCGGCCGTCAGGTGATGCACAGCCTGACGGTTCCCGAAGGTCTGACCAGCGAGCAGATCGCCCAGCGCCTGCGCGATTCGGACCTTCTCGTCGGCGACATTCTGGAGACGCCGAAGGAAGGCGCGCTGCTGCCGGAGACCTATAAATTTCCGCGCGGTTTTCCGCGCAGCAAACTGATCTCCAAGATGCAGGACGACCAGCGCAAACTCGTCGAACAGGTCTGGGCGAAGCGCGCCAGGGATCTGCCGCTGCGCTCGCCCTTCGAGCTCGTGACCCTCGCCTCCATCGTCGAGAAGGAGACCGGCAAGGCCGAGGAGCGGCCGCGCGTCGCGGCGGTGTTCGTGAACCGTCTGCGCAAGGGCATGCGCCTGCAGTCGGACCCGACGATCATCTACGGCCTCGTGGGCGGCAAGGCGACGCTCGGACGCGGCATCCTGCGCTCCGAAATCGAGAAGTGGACGCCCTACAACACCTACGCCATCGACGGGCTGCCGCCGGGACCGATCGCCAATCCCGGCCGGGCAGCGCTCGAGGCCGTCGCCAATCCGGCGCATACGAAGGATCTCTACTTCGTCGCCGACGGCACGGGCGGCCATGTCTTCGCCGAATCGCTGGACCAGCATTCGCGCAACGTCCAGAGCTGGCGCAGGATCGAGCAGGATCAGAAGGCGAAGCCGGCCGATCAGCCCGACCAGGCCGCGCCCGCCGCCGTACCGCCGGCCGCGCCCAAGAGCGACAAGCGCACCGAGGCGCCGATCGGCCGTCTGGTGCGGCTCGACGCCCCGCACGAGGACTATCCGCCGCCGGCCCTCCGCGACATGACCGCCGATGACGGCGCCACGCACCGGCTCGGCGTCTATGGAGCCGCCGGCGCGGCCTTTGAGCTCGGCGGCCATGACGATCCGACGGCCGACGCCGCCGCGCATCTCGCCCGGCTGCGCGTCGTCCGCGCCTATTTCACCCAGGAGGCCGCCCAGCCGCGCGCCCCGGCCAGCGGCTTCGACCCGAGCCTTCTCACCGCCCGCGCCCCGGCGTCGGACCCGGAGAGCGAGGAAGGGGCGATCGGCCCGGACATGATGGCGCGGGAGAGCGCCGACGGCAAAGCCCTGCCCGACGGCGGGCAGGACATCGCCGCCTATCCGGTGTCGGCGGCGCGCCGCGCGGATCTCAAGGCGCGCGCGACGCGGCTTGGCCTCTCCACCGGCTCCGACGAATTGCCGGCCGACGCGCTGGGCGAAAGGGTCGCGCCCGAATCAGCTGCGCCGCCCACCGCGCAGGCCTCACAGGCGGCGCAGGCTTCACAGGCAGCGCAAGCCTCGCAGGCGGCGCTCGCCCTTGCGTCCCCCGCCCCGCGCATGCGCCCGCGCGCCTTCGACGCCTCCGAGGGCACGGCGCTCGATCCGCTGCGCGACAAGAGCTGGGACCTGACCTCCGCCAAGACCGTTCCCTCGACGACCAGCGCCCGCTGA
- a CDS encoding YicC/YloC family endoribonuclease, translated as MTVASMTGFARARGSLGPWSYVWEIKSVNAKGLDLRLRVPPGFDAVEVKARAALSARLARGSVFASLNAKRAEAEGIARVNRPALDKLLAALDDVPLHANLRPASLDGLLAVKGVVEILEPEDDEGARAALDESVLAALHAALDSLLAAREAEGFALAAVLGARLDRIGALAAEADALPGRQPEAIRQRLAQQVARLLDTEGLDPARLHQEAVLMAVKADVREELDRLAAHVGAGGKLLAQGGPIGRRLDFLAQELSRETNTLCAKSNDPSLTAIGLDLKIEVEQFREQVQNIE; from the coding sequence ATGACCGTCGCCAGCATGACCGGTTTCGCCCGCGCGCGCGGCAGCCTGGGGCCCTGGAGCTATGTCTGGGAGATCAAGAGCGTCAACGCCAAGGGGCTCGATCTGCGCCTGCGGGTTCCGCCCGGTTTCGACGCCGTCGAAGTCAAGGCGCGCGCCGCGCTCTCCGCCCGTCTCGCGCGCGGCTCGGTCTTCGCCAGCCTCAATGCGAAGCGCGCCGAGGCGGAAGGAATCGCGCGCGTCAATCGGCCGGCGCTCGACAAACTGCTCGCCGCCCTCGACGACGTGCCGCTGCACGCCAATCTGCGCCCGGCGTCGCTCGACGGCCTGCTGGCGGTCAAGGGCGTGGTCGAGATCCTCGAGCCGGAGGATGACGAGGGGGCGCGCGCGGCGCTCGATGAGAGCGTCCTCGCCGCCCTTCACGCGGCCCTCGATTCGCTGCTCGCGGCGCGCGAGGCGGAGGGCTTCGCGCTCGCCGCCGTGCTCGGCGCGCGGCTCGACCGCATCGGCGCGCTCGCCGCCGAGGCCGACGCCCTGCCCGGCCGCCAGCCGGAAGCCATCCGCCAGCGGCTCGCGCAGCAGGTGGCGCGGCTTCTCGACACGGAGGGGCTCGACCCCGCGAGGCTGCATCAGGAAGCTGTGCTCATGGCGGTGAAGGCGGATGTGCGGGAGGAGCTCGACCGCCTGGCCGCCCATGTCGGCGCCGGCGGCAAGCTCCTCGCCCAGGGCGGCCCCATCGGGCGCCGGCTCGACTTTCTCGCCCAGGAACTGTCGCGCGAGACCAATACGCTCTGCGCCAAATCCAACGATCCGTCGCTGACCGCCATCGGTCTCGATCTCAAGATCGAGGTTGAGCAGTTCCGCGAACAGGTGCAAAACATCGAATAG
- the gmk gene encoding guanylate kinase: MDHSPPQRRGVVLILSSPSGAGKTTLTRMLLQDRDLDLTLSISVTTRPRRSSEVDGIHYRFINERQFVAMRNASELLEWAEVHGNFYGTPRAPVEAVLAQGRDCLFDIDYQGAQQVREKMGTDTVTVFVLPPSMKELRARLERRAEDSAEVIERRLENARKEIARWKDYDYVIVNDDLQRSFEDLIAILRAERQRRPRREHGIAAFVDRLLSE; the protein is encoded by the coding sequence ATGGATCATTCTCCGCCGCAGCGTCGCGGCGTCGTTCTCATTCTTTCCTCGCCATCCGGCGCCGGAAAGACCACGCTGACGCGGATGCTGCTTCAGGACCGCGACCTCGATCTCACCCTCTCCATTTCGGTGACGACCCGGCCACGGCGCTCCAGCGAAGTCGACGGCATCCATTACCGCTTCATCAACGAGCGCCAGTTCGTCGCCATGCGCAATGCGAGCGAGCTGCTCGAATGGGCGGAGGTGCATGGCAATTTCTACGGCACGCCGCGCGCGCCGGTGGAGGCGGTGCTGGCGCAGGGCCGCGACTGCCTGTTCGACATCGACTATCAGGGCGCGCAGCAGGTGCGCGAGAAGATGGGAACCGACACAGTGACGGTCTTCGTCCTGCCGCCGTCGATGAAGGAGCTGCGCGCGCGACTCGAACGCCGCGCCGAGGACTCGGCCGAGGTGATCGAGCGCCGCCTCGAAAACGCGCGCAAGGAAATCGCCCGCTGGAAGGACTATGATTATGTGATCGTCAACGACGATCTCCAGCGCTCCTTCGAGGATCTGATCGCCATATTGCGCGCCGAGCGCCAGCGCCGCCCGCGTCGCGAGCATGGCATCGCGGCGTTCGTCGACCGACTTCTGAGCGAATAG
- a CDS encoding DUF488 domain-containing protein, with product MHALHIKRVYEPAEADDGVRVLVDRLWPRGLSKEKAAIDHWAKDVAPSTELRRWFDHEPSRWEEFVTRYRAELAEPEAQAEVATIRGLLRNSRVTLLYAAHEEELNNAVALRDYLRE from the coding sequence ATGCACGCCCTTCATATCAAGCGCGTCTATGAGCCCGCGGAGGCCGACGACGGCGTGCGCGTCCTCGTCGACCGGTTGTGGCCGCGCGGCCTGAGCAAGGAAAAGGCCGCGATCGATCATTGGGCGAAGGACGTTGCGCCGAGCACGGAGCTGCGGCGCTGGTTCGATCATGAGCCCAGCCGCTGGGAAGAGTTTGTCACCCGCTATCGCGCGGAGCTCGCAGAGCCGGAAGCGCAGGCGGAGGTTGCGACGATCCGCGGCTTACTGCGCAACAGCCGCGTCACGCTACTCTACGCCGCGCATGAGGAAGAGCTGAACAACGCCGTCGCGCTGAGGGATTATCTGCGCGAATAG
- the rsmA gene encoding 16S rRNA (adenine(1518)-N(6)/adenine(1519)-N(6))-dimethyltransferase RsmA — translation MIDALPPLREVVTRHGLDAKKTLGQNFLFDLNLTGRIARAAGPFDDTVVVEIGPGPGGLTRALLAQGAKVIAIERDARCLPALEEIAQHYPGRLTVVEGDALAIDVADLARAHGADGKARICANLPYNVATALLTRWIEAEPWPSVFDRYVLMFQKEVALRIVATPKNRADYGRLAVLCGWRTKARLLFDVSPAAFTPPPKVTSSVVELVPNPAPLPCDAPALTRVTQAAFGQRRKMLRQSLKSLGVDAATLLARAGLEETRRAEEIDVAGFVALANAFSAR, via the coding sequence GTGATCGACGCTCTGCCGCCGCTGCGCGAGGTCGTCACGCGTCATGGGCTCGACGCGAAGAAGACGCTCGGCCAGAATTTTCTGTTCGACCTCAATCTGACAGGCCGCATCGCCCGCGCCGCCGGGCCCTTCGACGACACGGTCGTCGTCGAGATCGGTCCGGGTCCCGGCGGGCTCACGCGCGCGCTGCTGGCGCAGGGCGCGAAAGTCATCGCCATCGAGCGCGACGCGCGCTGCCTGCCGGCGCTGGAAGAGATCGCGCAACATTATCCCGGCCGGCTGACCGTGGTCGAAGGCGACGCGCTGGCGATCGACGTCGCGGACCTCGCGCGCGCGCATGGCGCCGACGGCAAGGCGCGCATCTGCGCGAACCTTCCCTACAATGTCGCGACGGCGCTGCTCACCCGCTGGATCGAGGCGGAGCCCTGGCCCTCGGTCTTCGATCGCTATGTGCTGATGTTCCAGAAAGAGGTGGCGCTGCGCATCGTCGCGACGCCGAAGAACCGCGCCGATTACGGCCGCCTCGCCGTGCTCTGCGGCTGGCGCACGAAGGCGCGGCTGCTTTTCGACGTGTCGCCGGCCGCCTTCACGCCGCCGCCGAAAGTGACGTCTTCCGTGGTGGAGCTCGTTCCCAATCCCGCGCCGCTCCCCTGCGACGCCCCCGCGCTCACGCGGGTGACGCAGGCGGCGTTCGGCCAACGCCGCAAGATGCTTCGGCAGAGTCTTAAGTCTCTCGGCGTCGATGCGGCGACCTTGCTGGCGCGGGCGGGGCTGGAGGAGACGAGGCGCGCCGAGGAAATTGACGTTGCGGGTTTCGTCGCGTTGGCCAATGCGTTTTCAGCCCGCTAG
- the pdxA gene encoding 4-hydroxythreonine-4-phosphate dehydrogenase PdxA, with protein sequence MTLPLALTQGDPSGIGPELTLRAYAARAAAALPPFFVIADPAQLARVGQALGIDVPIETTTPAAAVATFARALPVVPVGAAVRGDFGAPQPEDAAATMRSIEAAVESVVRGSARAVVTNPIAKSVLYAAGFAHPGHTEFLGELASRHYGGPYRPVMMLWSDELAVVPITIHIPLVEAPRRLTRALIVETGEIVARDLALRFRLAKARLAFSGLNPHAGEDGALGREEIDTITPAIEELRAKGIDAVGPLPADTMFHKAARAKYDVALCPTHDQALIPIKTLAFERGVNVTLGLPFVRTSPDHGTAFDIAGKGLADATSLIEAIRLAARMTA encoded by the coding sequence ATGACCCTTCCCCTTGCGCTCACACAGGGCGATCCTTCCGGCATCGGGCCGGAGCTGACGCTCAGGGCCTATGCCGCCCGCGCGGCCGCCGCCCTGCCGCCTTTCTTCGTCATCGCCGATCCGGCTCAACTGGCGCGGGTCGGGCAGGCGCTCGGGATCGATGTTCCGATCGAGACGACCACGCCCGCCGCCGCCGTTGCGACATTCGCGCGGGCGCTGCCTGTCGTGCCGGTCGGCGCGGCGGTGCGGGGCGATTTCGGCGCGCCGCAGCCGGAAGACGCCGCCGCGACGATGCGGTCGATCGAAGCGGCAGTGGAGAGCGTCGTGCGCGGCAGCGCCCGCGCGGTCGTCACCAATCCGATCGCCAAATCGGTTCTCTACGCGGCGGGCTTCGCCCATCCGGGCCATACGGAATTTCTCGGGGAACTGGCGTCGCGCCATTACGGCGGCCCCTATCGTCCGGTGATGATGCTGTGGTCGGACGAACTCGCGGTCGTGCCGATCACGATCCACATTCCGCTTGTCGAGGCGCCGCGCCGGCTCACCCGCGCGCTGATCGTCGAGACCGGCGAGATTGTCGCGCGCGACCTTGCGCTGCGCTTCCGCCTCGCAAAGGCGCGTCTCGCCTTCTCCGGGCTCAATCCGCACGCCGGCGAAGACGGCGCGCTCGGTCGCGAGGAGATCGACACGATCACGCCCGCGATTGAAGAGCTTCGCGCGAAGGGGATCGACGCGGTCGGCCCGCTGCCTGCCGATACGATGTTCCACAAGGCGGCGCGCGCGAAATATGACGTCGCGCTGTGCCCGACGCATGATCAGGCGCTTATTCCCATCAAGACGCTCGCTTTCGAACGCGGCGTGAATGTCACGCTCGGCCTGCCTTTCGTGCGCACCTCGCCGGATCATGGCACGGCCTTCGACATCGCCGGCAAGGGCCTCGCCGACGCCACGAGCCTGATCGAGGCGATCCGTCTGGCCGCGAGGATGACCGCGTGA
- a CDS encoding class I SAM-dependent DNA methyltransferase — MTLPHAGDPSSVDRRDAHRHHAGERPAHPRQLADRIGQHYERHARDWDADRNRSSLALWNDKPWHDRFIDALPQGARVLDLGCGSGHPVAKHMAERGLRVTGVDLSPTFVSMCRQRLPDHEWLVGDMRSLDLARRFDGVLAWDSFFHLTPVDQRQMFEVFARHAAPAAVLMFNSGPEQGEVIGTYRGDPLYHASLSLGDYRERLADIGFELMDHMVEDWETGGGRTVWLAHAP; from the coding sequence ATGACCCTTCCCCACGCGGGCGATCCTTCCAGCGTGGATCGCCGCGACGCGCATCGCCATCATGCAGGAGAGCGGCCGGCGCATCCGCGTCAATTGGCGGACCGCATCGGCCAGCATTACGAGCGGCATGCGCGCGACTGGGATGCGGACCGCAACCGTTCGAGTCTTGCCCTCTGGAACGACAAGCCCTGGCACGATCGCTTCATCGACGCATTGCCACAGGGCGCGCGCGTTCTCGACCTTGGATGCGGTTCGGGCCATCCCGTGGCGAAACACATGGCTGAACGCGGCCTTCGGGTCACCGGCGTCGATTTGTCGCCTACCTTTGTGTCGATGTGCCGCCAGCGCCTTCCGGATCATGAATGGCTCGTGGGCGACATGCGGTCGCTCGATCTAGCCCGGCGATTCGATGGCGTGCTCGCGTGGGACAGTTTCTTTCATCTGACGCCAGTCGACCAACGCCAAATGTTCGAGGTTTTCGCCCGGCACGCGGCGCCCGCCGCCGTGTTGATGTTCAATAGCGGGCCTGAACAGGGTGAAGTCATTGGAACCTACCGGGGCGACCCGCTCTATCACGCCAGCCTCAGCCTGGGTGATTACAGGGAGCGGCTGGCCGATATCGGATTCGAGCTAATGGATCACATGGTCGAGGACTGGGAGACCGGCGGCGGGCGCACCGTCTGGCTGGCGCACGCGCCATGA
- the grxD gene encoding Grx4 family monothiol glutaredoxin has protein sequence MTDVNSRIKSEIESSDVVLFMKGTPQAPQCGFSMQVVQILNHLGVPYKAINVLADGEIREGIKTFSNWPTIPQLYVKNEFIGGCDITREMFQSGELVQLFDKEGVPHAQAGKA, from the coding sequence ATGACCGACGTCAACAGCCGCATCAAGAGCGAGATCGAATCCTCCGACGTGGTGCTTTTCATGAAAGGCACGCCGCAGGCCCCGCAATGCGGCTTCTCCATGCAGGTGGTGCAGATCCTCAATCACCTCGGCGTGCCCTACAAGGCGATCAACGTGCTGGCGGACGGCGAGATCCGTGAAGGGATCAAGACCTTTTCCAACTGGCCGACGATCCCGCAGCTCTATGTGAAGAACGAATTCATCGGCGGCTGTGACATCACCCGCGAAATGTTCCAGTCGGGCGAGCTGGTCCAGCTCTTCGACAAGGAAGGCGTCCCGCACGCACAGGCCGGCAAGGCGTAA
- a CDS encoding BolA/IbaG family iron-sulfur metabolism protein: MPMPASEIEKIIKAALPDATVELTALADDNDHWAATVTSESFRGLTRVRQHQLVNAAFGGRLGTELHALALTTRAP, from the coding sequence ATGCCGATGCCCGCCTCGGAGATCGAGAAGATCATCAAGGCCGCTCTTCCGGACGCGACGGTCGAACTGACCGCGCTCGCGGACGACAATGATCACTGGGCCGCGACCGTGACCTCCGAATCCTTCCGGGGCCTCACGCGCGTGCGCCAGCATCAGCTTGTCAACGCCGCTTTCGGCGGGCGGCTCGGCACCGAGCTGCATGCGCTGGCGCTGACCACCCGCGCGCCGTAA
- the purL gene encoding phosphoribosylformylglycinamidine synthase subunit PurL, translating to MTATASAAEPKVDAALAAAHGLKPDEYERILKLIGRTPSFTELGIFSAMWNEHCSYKSSRIHLRKLPTKAPWVIRGPGENAGVIDIGDGDACVFKMESHNHPSFIEPYQGAATGVGGILRDVFTMGARPIACLNLLRFGRPGHPKTRHLVSGVVAGVGGYGNSFGVPTVGGSTEFDASYDGNILVNAMAVGLARTDSIFYSAAAGVGNPIVYLGSKTGRDGIHGATMASAAFEADAEEKRPTVQVGDPFAEKLLLEACLELMASGAVIAIQDMGAAGLTSSAVEMGAKGNLGIELDLDAVPCREEGMTAYEMMLSESQERMLMVLKPELEEQAEGIFRKWGLDFAIVGKTTDTLRFVVTHKGEVKADLPIKELGDEAPLYDRPWVPSPKQPMVDAAAVSPPVSNRDALLKLLSTPNLCAKRWVWEQYDHLILGNSVRQPGGDAAVIRIKDGPKGLALTTDVTARYCAADPVEGGRQAVAEAWRNITVRGATPLALTDNLNFGNPERPEYMGQFVGCLQGIGEASAALDFPIVSGNVSLYNETQGAGILPTPAIGGVGVIADVETSAPTGFAQAGETILLIGATAGWLGQSAWLADVCGRREGAPPPVDLSAERRNGDFLREQILAGHISAAHDLADGGLAVALAEMALAGGVGATLDVLPGGAPHAVLFGEDQSRYLVAASAGNAATITAAAAKAGVPILRLGVTGGDALNLPGEAPILLSELRAAHESPLPAYMAGDDGAFSDNS from the coding sequence TTGACCGCTACCGCTTCAGCCGCCGAACCCAAGGTCGACGCCGCCCTCGCCGCCGCGCATGGGCTCAAGCCCGATGAATATGAGCGCATCCTGAAGCTCATCGGCCGCACGCCGAGCTTCACCGAGCTCGGCATTTTTTCGGCGATGTGGAACGAGCACTGCTCCTACAAGTCGTCGCGCATCCATCTGCGCAAGCTGCCGACCAAGGCGCCCTGGGTGATTCGCGGCCCCGGCGAGAACGCCGGCGTCATCGACATCGGCGACGGCGACGCCTGCGTCTTCAAGATGGAGAGCCACAATCATCCCTCCTTCATCGAGCCCTATCAGGGCGCGGCGACGGGCGTCGGCGGCATTTTGCGCGACGTGTTCACGATGGGCGCGCGGCCCATCGCCTGCCTCAATCTCCTGCGCTTCGGCCGGCCCGGCCATCCCAAGACGCGCCATCTCGTTTCGGGCGTGGTCGCGGGCGTCGGCGGTTATGGCAACAGCTTCGGCGTGCCGACGGTGGGCGGCTCGACGGAGTTCGACGCCTCCTATGACGGCAATATTCTGGTCAACGCCATGGCGGTCGGCCTCGCGCGCACGGATTCGATTTTCTATTCGGCCGCCGCCGGCGTGGGAAACCCCATCGTTTATCTCGGCTCCAAGACCGGCCGCGACGGCATTCACGGCGCGACCATGGCCTCGGCCGCTTTCGAGGCGGATGCGGAAGAGAAGCGTCCGACCGTGCAGGTCGGCGACCCCTTCGCCGAAAAGCTGCTGCTCGAAGCCTGTCTCGAACTCATGGCGTCCGGCGCCGTCATCGCCATTCAGGACATGGGCGCGGCGGGCCTCACCTCCTCGGCGGTGGAAATGGGCGCCAAGGGCAATCTCGGAATCGAACTCGACCTCGACGCCGTGCCCTGCCGCGAAGAGGGCATGACCGCCTATGAGATGATGCTCTCCGAGAGCCAGGAGCGCATGCTCATGGTGCTGAAGCCGGAGCTCGAGGAACAGGCCGAAGGCATTTTCCGCAAATGGGGCCTCGACTTCGCCATCGTCGGCAAGACCACCGACACGCTGCGCTTCGTCGTGACGCACAAGGGCGAGGTGAAGGCCGATCTGCCGATCAAGGAGCTTGGCGACGAGGCGCCGCTCTATGACCGGCCGTGGGTTCCTTCTCCGAAGCAGCCGATGGTCGACGCGGCCGCCGTGAGCCCGCCTGTCTCGAACCGCGACGCGCTGCTGAAGCTGCTTTCGACCCCCAATCTCTGCGCCAAGCGCTGGGTGTGGGAGCAATATGACCATCTCATCCTCGGCAACAGCGTGCGCCAGCCCGGCGGCGACGCGGCGGTGATTCGCATCAAGGACGGCCCGAAGGGGCTGGCGTTGACGACCGACGTCACGGCGCGCTATTGCGCGGCCGATCCGGTCGAGGGCGGCAGGCAGGCGGTGGCGGAAGCCTGGCGCAACATCACCGTGCGCGGCGCGACGCCGCTGGCGCTGACCGACAATCTCAATTTCGGCAATCCGGAACGGCCCGAATATATGGGCCAGTTCGTCGGCTGCCTGCAGGGCATCGGCGAGGCGTCTGCGGCGCTGGATTTCCCGATCGTCTCCGGCAATGTCTCGCTCTACAACGAGACGCAGGGCGCGGGCATTCTGCCGACCCCGGCGATCGGCGGCGTCGGCGTGATCGCGGATGTGGAGACGTCGGCGCCGACGGGCTTCGCGCAGGCCGGCGAGACCATTCTGCTCATCGGCGCCACCGCCGGCTGGCTCGGCCAGTCCGCCTGGCTCGCCGATGTCTGCGGCCGCCGCGAGGGCGCGCCGCCGCCGGTCGATCTTTCCGCCGAGCGCCGTAACGGCGATTTTCTGCGCGAGCAGATTCTCGCGGGCCACATTTCGGCGGCGCATGATCTCGCCGATGGCGGCCTGGCCGTCGCGCTCGCCGAAATGGCGCTCGCGGGCGGCGTCGGCGCGACGCTCGACGTGCTCCCCGGCGGCGCGCCTCACGCCGTGCTCTTCGGCGAGGATCAGTCCCGCTATCTGGTCGCCGCCTCGGCGGGGAATGCGGCGACGATTACCGCGGCGGCGGCGAAGGCCGGCGTGCCGATTCTGCGCCTCGGCGTGACCGGCGGCGACGCCTTGAACCTGCCCGGCGAGGCGCCGATATTGCTCAGCGAGCTTCGCGCCGCGCATGAATCTCCGCTTCCGGCCTACATGGCCGGGGACGATGGAGCTTTTTCCGACAATTCGTGA
- a CDS encoding PIN domain-containing protein: MPRYLLDASVLFAAANGDSATLSKLARLPIGAVAISAIAYGELLTAVAGAGRNPRLAENLALIAQNLDILPFDRKAADAYGDALRKIEPKRRRMLDRMVAAQAIAEARTLVTLAPEDFSDLAGLSLENWG; the protein is encoded by the coding sequence ATGCCGCGTTATCTGCTCGACGCCTCGGTTCTTTTCGCCGCCGCCAACGGCGACTCGGCGACGCTGTCGAAGCTTGCGCGCCTGCCGATCGGCGCCGTGGCGATTTCCGCCATCGCCTATGGCGAATTGCTCACCGCGGTCGCCGGCGCGGGCCGCAATCCCCGGCTCGCCGAAAATCTGGCGCTGATCGCGCAGAACCTCGACATCCTGCCGTTCGATCGCAAGGCGGCCGACGCCTATGGAGATGCGCTGCGCAAGATCGAGCCCAAGCGACGCCGCATGCTCGACCGGATGGTCGCCGCCCAGGCCATCGCCGAAGCCCGCACCCTCGTCACGCTCGCGCCGGAGGATTTTTCGGACCTTGCCGGCCTGTCGCTCGAAAACTGGGGGTAA
- a CDS encoding antitoxin codes for MATTKVFKSGNSLAVRLPREIAFAEGAEVVVTRQGESLIVSPARLDMPTLVARLGLGPAPGAVARAEFKPPKRDWPGAE; via the coding sequence ATGGCGACGACCAAAGTGTTCAAATCCGGCAACAGCCTCGCCGTGCGCCTGCCGCGCGAGATCGCCTTCGCCGAAGGCGCCGAGGTGGTGGTGACGCGCCAGGGCGAGAGCCTCATCGTCTCCCCGGCGCGACTCGACATGCCCACCCTCGTCGCCCGTCTCGGCCTCGGCCCGGCCCCCGGCGCGGTGGCGCGGGCGGAGTTCAAGCCGCCGAAGCGCGACTGGCCCGGGGCCGAGTGA